The window TTCGCAGTTCTCGATCATCTCCTGGTCGCTGAAGCATCTTGGCCTGATCACCCAGAACATCAATTTCCTCGGCGACACCACCTGGGCCCGCATCTGCGTGATCTTCGCCAATATCTGGCGCGGCGTGCCGTTCGTCGCGATCACGCTGCTGGCAGGCCTGCAAACCGTGCAGCCTTCGCTCTACGAGGCGGCGACGCTCGACGGCGCCTCGCGCTGGCAGATGTTCCGCTTCATCACCTATCCCTTGCTGACGCCGATCATCGCGGTCGTGATGACGTTCTCGGTGCTGTTCACCTTCACCGACTTCCAGCTGATCTGGGCGATGACCCGCGGCGGCCCGGTTAACGCCACCCATCTGATGGCGACGCTGTCCTACCAGCGCGCGATCATCGCCGGACAATTGGGCGAGGGGGCCGCGATCTCGAGCGCCATGATCCCGTTCCTGCTCGCCGCGATCATGGTGTCCTGGTTCGGCCTGCAGCGCAGGAAGTGGCAGCAGGGAGAAAGCAATGACTGACCTTCCTGCCCCCAAGGTCAATCTCAAGTCCATCCTGTCGACGCCGGCGCGCGTCGACAACAGCGAGGGCATGAGCTATTTGCAGTCGGTGCCGCGGCGGATCGTGACGCTCTACATTCCGCTGTCGATCATCGTCATCATCCTGCTGTTCCCGTTCTATTGGATGGGGCTGACCGCGATCAAGCCGGACGACCAGCTGCTCGACCTCGACAAGTACAATCCGTTCTGGACCTGGAATCCGACCTTCAAGCACATCCACAAGCTGCTCTTCGAGAGCTACTATCCGCACTGGCTCTGGAACACGATGTATGTGGCGATCGGTGCCACCGTGCTGTCGATCATCGCGAGCGTGCTTGCGGCCTATGCGATCGTGCGGCTGCGCTACAAGGGCGCCAACGTCGTCGGCGGCCTGATCTTCCTGGCCTATCTGGTGCCGCCGTCGATCCTGTTCATTCCGCTCGCCACCGTCGTGTTCCAGTACGGCCTATTCGACTCGCCGATGGCGCTGATCCTGACCTATCCGACGATCCTGATCCCGTTCTCGACCTGGCTTCTGATGGGCTATTTCAAGACCATCCCGTTCGAGCTCGAGGAGTGCGCGCTGATCGATGGCGCCAGCCGCTGGCAGATCCTGATCAAGATCGTGCTGCCGCTTGCCATTCCCGGCCTGATCTCGGCCTTCATCTTCTGCTTTACGCTGTGCTGGAACGAGTTCATCTACGCGCTGACATTCCTGCAATCGACCCCGAACAAGACCGTGCCGGTCGCCATCGTCAACGAATTCGTTGACGGTGACATCTATCGCTGGGGTTCCCTGATGGCAGGGGCGCTATGCGGCTCGCTGCCGCTGGTTATTCTTTACGCCTTCTTCGTTGAGCATTATGTCTCGGCGATGACGGGTGCCGTGAAGGAATAAGCGCGCAAGGCCCGCAGCTGAATTCGAAGAAGAGAAGAAAGGGAGCAGGGTCGTGCACATTCTGATTCTGGGCGCCGCCGGCATGGTCGGCCGCAAGCTGACCGAGCGTTTGCTGCGCGAGGGCCGCCTCGGCAAGCAGGGCATCAGCAGGATGACCTTGCAGGACGTGGTCGCGCCGGCCAAGCCCGCAAACGCCGCGATCCCGGTCAATGTCGTCGCGTCCGATTTCGCCGATGCCGGCGCCGCGGCGCCCCTGATCGCCGAGCGCCCGGACGTGATCTTCCATCTCGCCGCGATCGTCTCGGGCGAGGCGGAGGCCGAGTTCGACAAGGGCTACCGGATCAATCTCGACGGCACCCGCTATCTGATCGACGCGATCCGCGCCGTTGGCGGCGGTTACAAGCCGCGGCTGGTATTCACGTCCTCGATCGCGGTGTTCGGCGCGCCGTTCCCGGAGAAGATCGGTGACGAGTTCTTCCATACGCCGCTGACGAGCTACGGCACGCAGAAGTCGATCTGCGAGCTCCTGATCAACGACTACACCCGCAAGGGTCTGCTCGACGGGATCTCGATCCGTCTGCCGACGATCTGCGTGCGTCCGGGCAAGCCGAACAAGGCGGCGTCCGGTTTCTTCTCCAACATCATCCGTGAGCCGCTGGCGGGCGAGGAGGCGATCCTGCCGGTGTCCGAGGATGTCCGGCACTGGCACGCTTCGCCGAAATCGGCCGTCGGGTTTCTGGTCCACGCCGGAACGATGGACCTCAATGCGATGGGGCCGCGGCGCAATCTCAGCATGCCCGGGATGTCCGTCACCGTCGGCGAGCAAATCGCGTCGCTGGAGCGCGTTGCCGGCAAGAACGTGACCGCGCGGATCAAGCGGGTGCCCGATCCGACCATCATCAGCATCGTCTCGGGCTGGCCGCGCGATTTCGCCACCGACCGCGCGCTGAAGCTCGGCTTCACCACTGCCGAGAAGACGTTCGACGACATCATCCGCATCCACATCGAGGACGAGCTCGGCGGCAAGTTTGCCGCCTGAGCAACGTCCCGGCTAGCGCGGCGCTCGAGATGACCAGGGTTGCCAGCATCGGCGAATGCATGATCGAGCTGCGCCAGGCTCCGGGCGGCCAGCTCGGCGGGCTGTATTCGCGCTTCTATGGCGGCGACACGCTCAACACGGCGGTTTATCTGTCCCGGCTCGGCGTCCACAGCGATTACATCACGGCGCTCGGCGATGATGCGCTGAGCGATGAGATGATCACGGGCTGGGCGAGCGAAGGCATCGGCACCAAGCATGTCGCGCGATTGGCAGGCAAGCTGCCGGGGCTCTATCTGATCCAGACCGACGACAAGGGCGAGCGGCGCTTCTTCCACTGGCGCGACAGCGCCGCCGCCCGTGAGCTGATGGATCTGCCCGAGACGGACGACATCCTGAACTCGCTCGCGAGTTACGACATCGTCTATCTCTCGGCGATCACGCTCTCGATCCTGCGCGAGGACGGACGGGAGCGGCTGATCGCGGCGCTGAAGCGTGCGCGGCTGCTGGGCACGCGCTTCGCGTTCGATACCAATTTCCGCGCCCGCGGCTGGCCTGACCTGAATGTCGCGCGGAAGGTCTTCAGCAGCGCGTTCGAGACCGCTGATATTGTGCTTGCCTCGACGGAAGATCTGGCGCCGCTCTATCCTGACGAGAGCAACACGGCGCTGCTCGCCGGCATCTCGAGCCCCGAGGTCGTGCTGAAGCTCGCCGAGCCCGCCTGCATCGTGCGTTCTCGTGCCGGGACGAACGAGGTGCGGGCGGAGCCGCTCACCAAGCCGGTGGTCGATACCACGGCGGCCGGCGACAGTTTTGCCGCGGCCTATCTCGCCGCACGGCTCGGCGGCGCCGAGCCCGAGGAGGCGGCACGCGCCGGCCATCGTCTGGCCGGGGTCGTGGTGTGCTATCCCGGTGCGATCATTCCACGCTACGCCATGCCGCCGAAGAAGGCGCCTCGTCCCCCACCATCCCGCAAGGCCTCGCAATGACAACGACATCGAAGCAGGACCGGATCGCCGAGCTGATCCGCCAGGCCACCGTGATCCCGGTGCTGACCATCGAGCGGCTGCAGGACGCGGTGCCGCTTGCCAAAGCATTGGTCGCCGGCGGCGTGCGGACGCTCGAGGTGACGCTGCGGACGCCGGTCGCAGTCGATGCGGCCAAGGCCATCATCGCCGAGGTGCCCGATGCGGTGGTCGGGATTGGCACAATCCTCAATGCCGACGATCTGGCGCGCGCCGAGGTGCTGGGCGCCACATTCGGTATCAGCCCGGGCGCGACGCCCGAGCTGTTGAAGGCGGTGGCTGCCAGCCGGCTGCCTTTCGCGCCGGGGATCGCGACCGCCTCCGAACTGATGCAGGCGCTCGCGCACGGCTTCGACGTCGTCAAATTCTTCCCCGCCGAGCAGGCCGGCGGTATCAAGGCACTGCGGGCCTTGGCCGGTCCATTCCCGAACGTCAGGGTCTGCCCGACCGGCGGTATCGGTGAGGCCAATGCGGCGACCTGGCTCGCCGAGCCCAATGTGCTGGCGGTCGGCGGTTCCTGGCTGTGCCCGGCGGCCGATATCCGCGCCGGCAACTGGGCGGGCATAACCGCCATGTGCGCGAAGGCGATGAAAACGCTGAAAGCCGCCTGAAGATACGCTACATAACTCCCGAACAGGCACAGGGAGATACGGCCATGACAGCAGCCAGCATTGTGGGTTGGGCGCACACGCCAT of the Bradyrhizobium quebecense genome contains:
- a CDS encoding carbohydrate ABC transporter permease, which encodes MADIALAPRRAKTEIREATTWDQLRHNKNWLGFWFMVPAMAFLIFFLAYPLGLGIWLSFTDTRIGRVGHFIGTENYEWLWDDSIFWLSVFNTLLYTSVASAVKFAVGLYLALLLNERMPFKALLRAAVLIPFIVPTVLSALAFWWIFDSQFSIISWSLKHLGLITQNINFLGDTTWARICVIFANIWRGVPFVAITLLAGLQTVQPSLYEAATLDGASRWQMFRFITYPLLTPIIAVVMTFSVLFTFTDFQLIWAMTRGGPVNATHLMATLSYQRAIIAGQLGEGAAISSAMIPFLLAAIMVSWFGLQRRKWQQGESND
- a CDS encoding sugar kinase; this translates as MTRVASIGECMIELRQAPGGQLGGLYSRFYGGDTLNTAVYLSRLGVHSDYITALGDDALSDEMITGWASEGIGTKHVARLAGKLPGLYLIQTDDKGERRFFHWRDSAAARELMDLPETDDILNSLASYDIVYLSAITLSILREDGRERLIAALKRARLLGTRFAFDTNFRARGWPDLNVARKVFSSAFETADIVLASTEDLAPLYPDESNTALLAGISSPEVVLKLAEPACIVRSRAGTNEVRAEPLTKPVVDTTAAGDSFAAAYLAARLGGAEPEEAARAGHRLAGVVVCYPGAIIPRYAMPPKKAPRPPPSRKASQ
- the denD gene encoding D-erythronate dehydrogenase codes for the protein MHILILGAAGMVGRKLTERLLREGRLGKQGISRMTLQDVVAPAKPANAAIPVNVVASDFADAGAAAPLIAERPDVIFHLAAIVSGEAEAEFDKGYRINLDGTRYLIDAIRAVGGGYKPRLVFTSSIAVFGAPFPEKIGDEFFHTPLTSYGTQKSICELLINDYTRKGLLDGISIRLPTICVRPGKPNKAASGFFSNIIREPLAGEEAILPVSEDVRHWHASPKSAVGFLVHAGTMDLNAMGPRRNLSMPGMSVTVGEQIASLERVAGKNVTARIKRVPDPTIISIVSGWPRDFATDRALKLGFTTAEKTFDDIIRIHIEDELGGKFAA
- the eda gene encoding bifunctional 4-hydroxy-2-oxoglutarate aldolase/2-dehydro-3-deoxy-phosphogluconate aldolase; amino-acid sequence: MTTTSKQDRIAELIRQATVIPVLTIERLQDAVPLAKALVAGGVRTLEVTLRTPVAVDAAKAIIAEVPDAVVGIGTILNADDLARAEVLGATFGISPGATPELLKAVAASRLPFAPGIATASELMQALAHGFDVVKFFPAEQAGGIKALRALAGPFPNVRVCPTGGIGEANAATWLAEPNVLAVGGSWLCPAADIRAGNWAGITAMCAKAMKTLKAA
- a CDS encoding carbohydrate ABC transporter permease — translated: MTDLPAPKVNLKSILSTPARVDNSEGMSYLQSVPRRIVTLYIPLSIIVIILLFPFYWMGLTAIKPDDQLLDLDKYNPFWTWNPTFKHIHKLLFESYYPHWLWNTMYVAIGATVLSIIASVLAAYAIVRLRYKGANVVGGLIFLAYLVPPSILFIPLATVVFQYGLFDSPMALILTYPTILIPFSTWLLMGYFKTIPFELEECALIDGASRWQILIKIVLPLAIPGLISAFIFCFTLCWNEFIYALTFLQSTPNKTVPVAIVNEFVDGDIYRWGSLMAGALCGSLPLVILYAFFVEHYVSAMTGAVKE